A region from the Paraburkholderia youngii genome encodes:
- the mreD gene encoding rod shape-determining protein MreD, whose protein sequence is MNRPQYILQPVNPYFIAFSLASAFLLNLMPWGRLAGVPDFVALVLLFWNVHQPRKVGMGIAFFLGLLMDVHNASLLGEHALAYTLLSYGAITIHRRVLWMSLGVQTFAVMPLLVVAQLVPFVIRLLTGAAFPGWSYLIDGFVEAALWPLASILLLMPQRRPADPDDTRPI, encoded by the coding sequence ATGAATCGCCCGCAATACATCCTGCAGCCGGTCAACCCGTACTTCATCGCGTTCAGCCTCGCCTCCGCGTTCCTGCTGAACCTGATGCCGTGGGGGCGTCTCGCCGGCGTGCCCGATTTCGTCGCGCTCGTGTTGCTGTTCTGGAATGTTCATCAGCCGCGCAAGGTCGGCATGGGGATCGCGTTTTTTCTCGGCCTGCTGATGGACGTGCACAACGCGAGCCTGCTCGGCGAGCACGCGCTCGCCTACACGCTGCTGTCGTACGGCGCGATCACGATTCACCGCCGCGTGCTGTGGATGTCGCTCGGCGTGCAAACCTTCGCGGTGATGCCGCTACTCGTCGTCGCGCAACTGGTGCCGTTCGTGATCCGGTTGTTGACCGGTGCGGCGTTTCCGGGCTGGAGTTATCTGATCGACGGTTTCGTCGAAGCCGCGCTGTGGCCGCTCGCGAGCATCTTGCTGCTGATGCCGCAGCGCCGCCCCGCCGACCCGGACGACACGCGCCCCATTTGA
- the queC gene encoding 7-cyano-7-deazaguanine synthase QueC: MIRKDAKRSALVLFSGGQDSATCLAWALDRYDTVETIGFDYGQRHRVELECREGFRQAVVRAFPAWADRLGDDHTIDLSLLGAISDTAMTREIEIEATANGLPNTFVPGRNLMFMTIAAAIAYRRGLQVLVGGMCETDFSGYPDCRDDTMKALQVALNLGMDKRFALETPLMWLDKADTWRLAHELGGDALVELVRVETHTCYLGERAELHSWGFGCGECPACRLRKRGYEAYLAGEKVTEPV, encoded by the coding sequence GTGATCCGCAAAGACGCTAAGCGTAGCGCGCTCGTGCTGTTTTCCGGCGGCCAGGATTCCGCCACGTGTCTCGCGTGGGCGCTCGATCGTTACGACACGGTCGAAACGATCGGCTTCGACTATGGTCAGCGTCATCGGGTCGAGCTCGAATGCCGCGAGGGTTTCCGTCAGGCCGTCGTGCGTGCGTTTCCGGCGTGGGCCGATCGTCTCGGCGACGATCACACGATCGACCTGTCGCTGCTCGGCGCGATCAGCGACACCGCGATGACGCGCGAGATCGAGATCGAAGCCACGGCCAATGGGTTGCCGAACACGTTCGTGCCGGGCCGCAATCTGATGTTCATGACGATCGCCGCGGCCATCGCGTATCGGCGCGGTTTGCAGGTGCTGGTCGGGGGGATGTGCGAGACGGACTTCTCGGGTTACCCCGATTGCCGCGACGACACGATGAAGGCGTTGCAGGTCGCGCTGAATCTCGGCATGGACAAGCGTTTTGCGCTGGAGACACCGCTAATGTGGCTCGACAAGGCCGACACATGGCGTCTCGCGCACGAGCTCGGCGGCGACGCACTGGTCGAACTGGTGCGCGTCGAGACCCACACTTGCTACCTCGGCGAACGCGCCGAACTGCATTCATGGGGCTTCGGCTGCGGCGAATGCCCGGCATGCCGGTTGCGCAAACGTGGCTATGAGGCTTACCTCGCCGGTGAGAAAGTCACCGAGCCCGTGTGA
- the rodA gene encoding rod shape-determining protein RodA, whose product MQFDKRAWLDRIKRMFAGFDRPLALIVFLLLCVGIVTLYSASLDMPGRVEDQLRNILLTFVLMWGLANVPPNTLMRFAVPLYTFGIALLVAVAMFGLTRKGAKRWINVGVVIQPSEILKIATPLMLAWYYQRREGVMRWYDYLVGFAILIVPVGLIAKQPDLGTAVLVFAAGLFVIYFAGLSFKLIVPVLIAGVIAVVSIAAFQDKICQPEVQWPLMHDYQKHRICTLLDPTSDPLGKGFHTIQAVIAIGSGGPLGKGWLKGTQAHLEFIPEKHTDFIFAVFSEEFGLAGGIVLLTLYMLLIARGLYIAANGATLFGRLLAGSLTMAFFTYAFVNIGMVSGILPVVGVPLPFMSYGGTALTTLGVATGLIMSVARQKRLMQS is encoded by the coding sequence ATGCAATTCGACAAGCGCGCCTGGCTCGACCGCATCAAGCGGATGTTCGCGGGCTTCGACCGTCCGCTCGCCCTGATCGTGTTTCTGCTGCTGTGCGTCGGCATCGTCACGCTGTACAGCGCGAGTCTCGATATGCCGGGCCGCGTCGAAGACCAGTTGCGCAACATCCTGCTCACCTTCGTGCTGATGTGGGGGCTCGCCAATGTGCCGCCCAACACGCTGATGCGCTTCGCGGTCCCGCTTTACACGTTCGGGATCGCGTTACTGGTCGCGGTCGCGATGTTCGGTCTCACGCGCAAGGGCGCGAAGCGCTGGATCAACGTCGGCGTGGTGATCCAGCCATCGGAAATACTGAAGATCGCGACACCGCTGATGCTCGCCTGGTACTACCAGCGCCGCGAAGGCGTGATGCGCTGGTACGACTACCTGGTCGGCTTCGCGATCCTCATCGTGCCGGTCGGCCTGATCGCGAAGCAGCCCGACCTCGGCACGGCCGTGCTCGTGTTCGCCGCCGGCCTGTTCGTGATTTACTTCGCGGGGCTGAGTTTCAAGCTGATCGTGCCGGTGCTGATCGCAGGCGTGATCGCGGTTGTGTCGATCGCGGCGTTCCAGGACAAGATCTGTCAGCCCGAAGTGCAGTGGCCGCTGATGCACGACTATCAGAAGCACCGTATCTGCACCTTGCTCGATCCGACCTCGGACCCGCTCGGCAAAGGCTTCCACACGATTCAGGCGGTGATAGCGATCGGTTCGGGCGGCCCGCTCGGCAAGGGCTGGCTGAAGGGAACGCAAGCGCATCTGGAGTTCATCCCCGAAAAGCACACCGACTTCATCTTCGCGGTGTTTTCGGAAGAGTTCGGATTGGCGGGCGGGATCGTGCTGCTCACGCTGTACATGCTATTGATCGCGCGCGGGCTCTACATCGCAGCCAATGGCGCGACCTTGTTCGGGCGATTATTGGCCGGCTCGTTGACGATGGCGTTCTTCACGTACGCGTTCGTCAATATCGGCATGGTGAGCGGCATTCTGCCGGTGGTCGGCGTGCCGTTGCCATTCATGAGTTACGGCGGCACCGCGCTGACTACACTGGGTGTCGCGACCGGGCTGATCATGAGTGTCGCGCGACAGAAGCGGTTGATGCAGAGCTAA
- the mreC gene encoding rod shape-determining protein MreC: protein MEYSPPPLFKQGPSALARLVFFVVLALALLISDARFQTLEIVRGVLGAGLYPLQRAALVPRDIFMGAADLAVTSATLRNENAKLREKDLQLSQQANTAASLAAENSHLRALMQLSQQLTTQSLPAEIQYDTRDPFTQKVVIGRGAQQGIQNGSPVVDEDGVIGQVTRVFPLQAEVTLLTDKDQAVPVEILRTGLRSVIYGTPKGDTLDLRFVPISADVQTGDELVTSGLDGVYPPGLPVAKVVRVDRQADTAFARVVSLPVAAVRGARQVLVLHVQNTAPPRPADEPDAATVAKEAKAKKGAKAAEGKGAADKSAARSADKNAADKAPAEKPAAKSTEKAPAKAAADKKSEKPAADRKADKPAAAKNAKPQAEPGAQP, encoded by the coding sequence ATGGAATACAGTCCGCCGCCCCTGTTCAAGCAAGGCCCCTCCGCTCTCGCGCGACTGGTGTTCTTCGTCGTGCTGGCGCTCGCCCTGCTGATCTCCGACGCCCGCTTCCAGACGCTCGAAATCGTCCGCGGCGTGCTCGGCGCGGGTCTTTATCCGTTGCAGCGCGCGGCGCTCGTGCCGCGCGACATCTTCATGGGCGCCGCCGACCTCGCCGTGACGAGCGCCACGCTGCGCAACGAAAACGCGAAGCTGCGCGAGAAGGACCTGCAGCTGTCGCAGCAGGCCAACACGGCCGCGTCGCTCGCTGCCGAAAATAGTCATCTGCGCGCACTGATGCAACTGTCGCAGCAGCTGACCACGCAATCGCTTCCCGCCGAAATCCAGTACGACACGCGCGATCCGTTCACGCAGAAGGTCGTGATCGGACGCGGCGCGCAGCAAGGCATCCAGAACGGCTCGCCGGTCGTCGACGAGGACGGCGTGATCGGCCAGGTCACACGGGTGTTCCCGCTGCAGGCCGAAGTCACGCTGCTGACGGACAAGGACCAGGCGGTGCCGGTCGAAATTCTGCGCACCGGCTTGCGCAGCGTGATCTACGGCACGCCGAAGGGCGACACGCTCGATCTGCGCTTCGTGCCGATCAGCGCCGACGTGCAGACCGGCGACGAGCTCGTCACCAGCGGTCTCGACGGCGTGTATCCGCCGGGGCTGCCGGTCGCGAAGGTCGTGCGCGTCGACAGGCAGGCCGACACCGCGTTTGCCCGCGTGGTCAGTCTGCCGGTCGCGGCGGTGCGCGGCGCGCGTCAGGTGCTGGTGCTGCACGTCCAGAACACCGCGCCACCGCGCCCGGCCGACGAGCCCGACGCGGCGACCGTCGCGAAAGAAGCGAAAGCGAAGAAGGGCGCCAAAGCCGCGGAAGGCAAGGGCGCGGCGGACAAATCCGCCGCCAGGTCGGCGGACAAGAACGCCGCCGACAAAGCCCCCGCCGAAAAACCCGCAGCAAAATCCACGGAAAAGGCGCCGGCCAAAGCCGCCGCAGACAAGAAGTCCGAAAAGCCCGCAGCCGACCGAAAAGCCGACAAACCGGCCGCCGCGAAGAACGCGAAGCCGCAAGCCGAGCCGGGGGCTCAGCCATGA
- the mrdA gene encoding penicillin-binding protein 2, with the protein MTEFKDTQQQLTKFRLRVAAAGLFVFVCFGLIGFRFLFLQVWHYSKYSLQADENRISVAPIVPNRGIITDRNGVVLAKNYSAYTLEITPSKLNDTLDNVVDNLATVVSIDARDRRRFKKLQEDSKNFESLPIRTRLSDDEVARFTAQRFRFPGVEVRARLFRQYPLGPTAAHVIGYIGRISQRDQDRIDDASDQNDSDPDHYDPRLDANNYKGTDYIGKIGVEQSYETELHGQTGFEEVEVTAGGRPVRTLSRTQATPGNNLVLSLDIGLQQVAEQAFAGRRGALVAIEPSTGDVLAFVSAPSFDPNSFVDGIDQQTWDELNNSPDHPLLNRPLHGTYPPGSTYKPFMALAALSLHKRTPSWGFQDPGYYTFGGHTFRNDVRSGQGWVDMNRAIVVSNDTYFYMLAHDLGVNNIANFMKPWGFGQITGIDIAGEAKGILPSTDWKRHAYRKPEQQKWYEGETVSLGIGQGYNSFTILQLAHATATLANNGVVMKPHLVRDIENPITKDTRPVVRDPSDRIAVKQQDIDFIKHAMEGVVTNGTAAKVFAGAAYQAAGKTGTAQVYSLQGANYKGHAIAENLRDHALFIAFAPVEQPKIALALIVENGGWGAEAAGPIARRVLDYYLVGKNKPGVVEAAVAAAASNTAEASAPQVGETPAQHEGAQPLRIAAGFKALPVPGAAAAAAASGASAAVAASGANGASVPVAASAGAAATVPASAPAAAAASASAARAASAARPASASAAAKKSASRTSDAPHKPRPASEPAPSVAAPSREDSVQGASPRQPATGGIDE; encoded by the coding sequence ATGACCGAATTCAAGGACACTCAACAGCAGCTCACGAAATTCCGCCTGCGCGTCGCGGCGGCGGGCCTGTTCGTGTTCGTCTGCTTCGGGCTGATCGGCTTTCGCTTCCTGTTCCTGCAGGTCTGGCACTACAGCAAGTACTCGCTGCAGGCCGATGAAAACCGCATCTCCGTCGCGCCGATCGTGCCGAACCGCGGCATCATCACCGACCGCAACGGCGTCGTGCTCGCGAAGAACTACTCGGCCTACACGCTCGAAATCACACCGTCGAAGCTGAACGACACGCTCGATAACGTGGTCGACAACCTCGCCACGGTAGTCTCGATCGACGCGCGCGACCGCCGCCGCTTCAAGAAGCTGCAGGAAGACTCGAAGAACTTCGAAAGTCTGCCGATCCGCACGCGCCTGAGCGACGACGAAGTCGCGCGCTTCACCGCGCAGCGCTTCCGTTTCCCCGGCGTCGAAGTGCGCGCGCGGCTGTTCCGTCAGTACCCGCTCGGGCCGACCGCCGCGCACGTGATCGGCTACATCGGACGGATTTCGCAGCGCGACCAGGACCGTATCGACGACGCCAGCGATCAGAACGACAGCGATCCGGACCACTACGATCCGCGTCTGGACGCGAACAACTACAAGGGCACCGATTACATCGGCAAGATCGGGGTCGAGCAGAGCTACGAAACCGAGTTGCACGGTCAGACCGGCTTCGAGGAAGTCGAGGTGACGGCGGGCGGCCGCCCGGTGCGCACGCTGTCGCGCACCCAGGCGACGCCGGGCAACAACCTCGTGCTATCGCTCGACATCGGCCTTCAGCAGGTCGCCGAGCAGGCGTTCGCTGGACGTCGCGGCGCGCTCGTGGCGATCGAGCCGTCCACCGGCGACGTGCTCGCGTTCGTGTCGGCGCCGAGCTTCGACCCGAATTCATTCGTCGACGGCATCGACCAGCAGACCTGGGACGAGTTGAACAACTCGCCCGACCATCCGCTGCTGAACCGGCCGCTACACGGCACCTACCCACCAGGCTCGACCTACAAGCCGTTCATGGCGCTCGCCGCGCTGTCGCTGCACAAGCGCACGCCGAGCTGGGGCTTCCAGGACCCCGGCTACTACACGTTCGGCGGCCACACGTTCCGCAACGACGTGCGCTCGGGCCAGGGTTGGGTGGACATGAACCGTGCGATCGTCGTGTCGAACGACACGTACTTCTACATGCTCGCGCACGATCTCGGCGTCAACAACATCGCGAACTTCATGAAACCGTGGGGCTTCGGGCAGATCACCGGCATCGACATCGCCGGCGAAGCGAAGGGCATCCTGCCGTCGACCGACTGGAAGCGCCACGCGTACCGCAAACCCGAGCAGCAGAAGTGGTACGAAGGCGAGACGGTCAGCCTCGGCATCGGCCAGGGCTACAACTCGTTCACGATCCTGCAGCTCGCGCATGCCACCGCAACGCTCGCGAACAACGGCGTCGTGATGAAGCCGCACCTCGTGCGCGACATCGAGAATCCGATCACGAAGGACACGCGGCCGGTGGTGCGCGACCCGAGTGACAGGATCGCGGTCAAGCAGCAGGACATCGACTTCATCAAGCATGCGATGGAAGGCGTGGTCACGAACGGCACGGCGGCCAAGGTGTTCGCCGGCGCGGCGTACCAGGCGGCGGGCAAGACCGGTACCGCGCAGGTGTACTCGCTGCAAGGCGCGAACTACAAGGGTCACGCGATCGCTGAGAATTTGCGCGATCACGCGCTGTTCATCGCGTTCGCGCCCGTCGAGCAACCGAAGATCGCGCTCGCGCTGATCGTCGAAAACGGCGGCTGGGGCGCGGAGGCGGCCGGTCCGATCGCGCGCAGGGTGCTCGACTATTACCTGGTCGGCAAGAACAAGCCCGGCGTGGTCGAAGCAGCCGTCGCGGCAGCGGCATCTAACACCGCCGAAGCGTCCGCGCCACAGGTCGGTGAAACGCCGGCGCAGCATGAGGGCGCTCAGCCGCTCAGGATCGCGGCGGGCTTCAAGGCACTGCCGGTGCCGGGGGCGGCGGCTGCCGCGGCGGCCTCGGGTGCGTCGGCGGCTGTTGCGGCTTCGGGCGCGAACGGCGCGTCCGTGCCGGTGGCGGCATCGGCTGGCGCGGCGGCAACGGTGCCGGCCAGCGCACCGGCAGCGGCAGCGGCTTCGGCCAGTGCGGCGCGGGCGGCGTCGGCGGCCAGGCCGGCATCGGCTTCGGCCGCGGCAAAGAAATCCGCGTCGCGTACGTCCGACGCCCCGCACAAACCCCGTCCGGCCAGCGAGCCGGCGCCGAGCGTCGCGGCCCCATCGCGCGAGGACAGCGTCCAGGGCGCGTCACCGCGCCAGCCCGCCACCGGCGGTATCGACGAATAA
- a CDS encoding HpcH/HpaI aldolase family protein — translation MSTFTNSLKQRLKDNAPLFGLWLSLGSEAAAEALAHAGFDWLLIDMEHAPNDSGGVESQLRAIAAAHLPSEPVVRVPASEPWLVKRVLDAGARTLMFPNIESAEDAARAVRLTQYPTAEALDGLRGVAGVVRAAGYGMRRDYVQTANAQIATIVQIESARGLREVERIAATPGVDCVFVGPADLAASLGHLGDAKHADVQAAMARIVSAADQAGIAAGIFAMDVAGARQHRDAGFRFVALAADVIWMLRATRQALQEVRS, via the coding sequence ATGAGCACCTTCACCAACTCCCTCAAACAACGTCTGAAGGACAACGCGCCGCTGTTCGGGCTGTGGTTGTCGCTCGGCAGCGAGGCCGCCGCCGAAGCGCTCGCGCACGCCGGCTTCGACTGGCTGCTGATCGACATGGAGCACGCGCCGAACGATAGCGGCGGCGTCGAGTCGCAATTGCGCGCGATCGCCGCCGCCCATCTGCCGAGCGAGCCGGTGGTGCGCGTGCCCGCGAGCGAGCCCTGGCTCGTCAAGCGCGTGCTCGACGCCGGCGCGCGCACGCTGATGTTCCCGAACATCGAATCCGCTGAAGACGCGGCACGCGCCGTGCGGCTCACCCAATATCCGACCGCGGAGGCACTCGACGGCCTGCGCGGTGTCGCGGGCGTCGTGCGTGCGGCCGGCTACGGCATGCGACGCGACTACGTGCAGACGGCGAACGCACAAATCGCGACGATTGTGCAGATCGAATCGGCGCGCGGCTTGCGCGAGGTCGAGCGGATCGCGGCGACGCCGGGCGTCGACTGCGTGTTCGTCGGGCCGGCCGATCTGGCCGCGAGCCTCGGTCATCTCGGCGACGCGAAGCACGCGGACGTGCAGGCGGCGATGGCGCGCATTGTCAGCGCGGCCGACCAAGCCGGCATTGCCGCCGGCATCTTCGCAATGGACGTGGCCGGCGCGCGGCAGCATCGCGACGCGGGCTTTCGCTTCGTGGCGCTGGCCGCCGACGTGATCTGGATGTTGCGCGCGACGCGCCAGGCATTACAGGAGGTGAGGTCATGA
- the queE gene encoding 7-carboxy-7-deazaguanine synthase translates to MTYAVKEIFYTLQGEGANAGRPAVFCRFAGCNLWSGREEDRAEAVCRFCDTDFVGTDGENGGKYRTPDELVAMIASQWPQGEGERFVVCTGGEPMLQIDQPLVDALHAAGFEIAIETNGSLPVLDTIDWICVSPKADAPLVVTKGNELKVVIPQDNQRLADYAKLDFEYFLVQPMDGPSRDINTKLAIDWCKRHPQWRLSMQTHKYLNIP, encoded by the coding sequence ATGACGTACGCGGTCAAGGAAATCTTCTACACGTTGCAGGGCGAGGGCGCGAATGCCGGGCGGCCGGCCGTGTTCTGCCGTTTTGCAGGCTGCAATCTGTGGTCGGGCCGCGAAGAGGATCGCGCGGAAGCCGTCTGCCGTTTCTGCGACACCGACTTCGTCGGCACCGACGGAGAGAACGGCGGCAAGTACCGCACACCTGACGAACTCGTCGCGATGATCGCGTCGCAATGGCCGCAAGGCGAGGGCGAACGCTTCGTCGTGTGCACCGGCGGCGAGCCGATGCTGCAGATCGATCAGCCGCTCGTCGACGCGCTGCACGCGGCCGGCTTCGAGATCGCGATCGAGACCAACGGCTCGCTGCCGGTGCTCGACACGATCGACTGGATCTGCGTGAGCCCGAAGGCCGACGCGCCGCTCGTCGTGACGAAGGGCAACGAACTGAAGGTCGTGATCCCGCAGGACAACCAGCGCCTCGCCGACTACGCGAAGCTCGACTTCGAGTATTTCCTCGTCCAGCCGATGGACGGTCCGTCGCGCGACATCAACACGAAGCTCGCGATCGACTGGTGCAAGCGTCATCCGCAGTGGCGCCTGTCGATGCAGACTCACAAGTATCTGAACATTCCCTGA
- the queD gene encoding 6-carboxytetrahydropterin synthase QueD: MTITRKLEFDAGHRIPDHRSQCRNLHGHRYVLEITLQGDLVDTEGAPDRGMVMDFADVKSLANEHLVDKWDHAFLVYEGDTQVRGFLDSMAGHKTVVIDRIPTVENLAAIAFDILANVYDAHYGVNLRLHKVRLYETPNCWADVVRD; encoded by the coding sequence CTGACGATTACCCGAAAACTCGAATTCGACGCGGGCCACCGCATCCCCGATCACCGCAGCCAGTGCCGTAATCTGCACGGCCATCGCTATGTGCTCGAAATCACGCTCCAAGGCGATCTGGTCGACACCGAAGGCGCGCCCGACCGCGGCATGGTGATGGATTTCGCCGACGTGAAGTCGCTCGCAAACGAGCACCTGGTCGACAAGTGGGACCACGCGTTTCTCGTCTACGAAGGCGACACGCAGGTGCGTGGCTTTCTCGACAGCATGGCGGGTCACAAGACGGTCGTGATCGATCGCATTCCCACCGTCGAAAACCTCGCCGCGATTGCATTCGATATCCTCGCGAACGTCTACGACGCGCACTACGGCGTGAACCTGCGCCTGCATAAAGTGCGTCTGTACGAGACGCCGAACTGCTGGGCCGACGTGGTCCGCGACTAG
- the esaR gene encoding response regulator transcription factor EsaR: MATILVVDDEMGIRELLSEILSDEGHVVEAAENAQEAREFRLRQAPDLVLLDIWMPDTDGVTLLKEWAAQGQLTMPVIMMSGHATIDTAVEATKIGALNFLEKPIALQKLLKAVEQGLARGNSAAVPGGVAAKPALPVSASSVASAAALPMLSADGVGGGALAAQTASISFDIPLRDARDAFERAYFEYHLARENGSMTRVAEKTGLERTHLYRKLKQLGVDLGKNKGE, translated from the coding sequence ATGGCAACCATCCTGGTGGTAGATGATGAAATGGGCATCCGGGAACTGCTCTCGGAGATCCTCAGCGACGAGGGACACGTCGTGGAGGCCGCTGAAAACGCGCAGGAGGCGCGCGAGTTCCGGCTGCGTCAGGCGCCGGACCTCGTGCTGCTCGACATCTGGATGCCGGACACCGACGGCGTGACGCTGCTCAAGGAATGGGCCGCGCAAGGTCAATTGACGATGCCCGTCATCATGATGTCCGGTCACGCGACGATCGACACCGCGGTCGAGGCCACCAAGATCGGCGCGCTCAACTTCCTCGAAAAGCCGATCGCGTTGCAGAAGCTGCTGAAGGCGGTCGAGCAGGGACTCGCGCGCGGCAACTCGGCGGCCGTGCCCGGCGGTGTGGCCGCGAAGCCGGCGTTGCCGGTCAGCGCATCGTCGGTCGCGTCGGCGGCCGCGTTGCCGATGCTTTCGGCCGATGGCGTCGGCGGCGGTGCGCTCGCCGCGCAAACCGCGTCCATCTCGTTCGACATTCCGCTGCGCGATGCGCGCGACGCGTTCGAGCGCGCGTACTTCGAATATCACCTCGCGCGCGAGAACGGCAGCATGACGCGCGTCGCGGAGAAAACCGGTTTGGAGCGCACGCATCTTTATCGCAAGCTGAAGCAACTCGGCGTCGATCTCGGCAAGAACAAGGGCGAGTGA
- a CDS encoding tetratricopeptide repeat protein codes for MNGRVQGGAGPRIARVIAQVIITAAALLASTAWSAAYAQDHVARSNDPQTQSAVADYNAGNLAAALTEFREAAERGSRLAQFNYAMMLLNGEGTPVNVDEGKKWLRKAADANMSHAQYVYGKMYDDGEFVERDPVEAHRWFMKAAAQGHVQAELALANQFLDGRGTERDNKQAFVWYKKAAQGGDMTAQYVTGSFYERGGDGVDRNLNVARAYYAAAAAQGDPAARLKYQQLSAQLRDQKEVKPQ; via the coding sequence ATGAACGGCAGAGTGCAGGGGGGCGCCGGGCCGAGGATTGCGCGGGTGATCGCTCAAGTGATCATTACGGCGGCGGCGCTGCTCGCGAGTACCGCGTGGAGCGCCGCGTACGCACAGGATCACGTCGCCAGGTCGAACGATCCGCAGACGCAATCCGCGGTGGCCGATTACAACGCCGGCAACCTCGCCGCTGCGCTGACCGAATTCCGCGAGGCCGCCGAGCGCGGCAGCCGGCTCGCCCAGTTCAACTACGCGATGATGCTGCTCAACGGCGAAGGCACGCCGGTCAACGTCGACGAAGGCAAGAAGTGGCTGCGCAAGGCCGCCGACGCGAACATGTCGCACGCGCAATACGTGTACGGCAAGATGTACGACGATGGCGAGTTCGTCGAGCGCGACCCGGTGGAGGCGCATCGCTGGTTCATGAAGGCCGCCGCGCAGGGTCATGTGCAGGCGGAACTCGCGCTCGCGAATCAGTTCCTCGACGGACGTGGTACCGAGCGCGACAACAAGCAGGCGTTCGTCTGGTACAAGAAGGCGGCGCAGGGCGGCGACATGACCGCGCAGTATGTGACCGGCTCGTTCTACGAGCGCGGCGGCGATGGTGTCGACCGGAATCTGAATGTGGCGCGCGCGTATTACGCGGCCGCGGCGGCACAGGGCGATCCGGCCGCGCGCCTGAAGTATCAGCAGTTGAGCGCGCAGTTGCGCGATCAGAAGGAAGTGAAACCCCAGTAG